The following are encoded in a window of Mustelus asterias unplaced genomic scaffold, sMusAst1.hap1.1 HAP1_SCAFFOLD_35, whole genome shotgun sequence genomic DNA:
- the LOC144482191 gene encoding uncharacterized protein LOC144482191 isoform X2 — translation MEELPLEVQMIENSSLLYTCLLRPSPSSIFSFPRMSGAVSGWDLFRHWKSAIKAEKKAQQIGQHLFRERNSVSFSGISKLGELWILVTSPCWPWKPRLV, via the exons atggaggagctgccgCTTGAGGTGCagatgattgagaactccagcCTTCTCTACACTTGTTTACTGAGGCCCAGCCCTTCATCCATCTTTAGTTTTCCCAGGATGTCAG gtgctgtctctGGCTGGGATCTGTTCAGAcactggaaatctgcaataaaagcagaaaagaaaGCTCAGCAGATTGGGCAGCATCTgtttagagagagaaacagtgttagtttttcag GAATCTCCAAACTGGGGGAATTGTGGATCCTGGTGACATCACCCTGTTGG CCCTGGAAGCCCCGATTGGTCTGA
- the LOC144482191 gene encoding uncharacterized protein LOC144482191 isoform X3, with protein MEELPLEVQMIENSSLLYTCLLRPSPSSIFSFPRMSGAVSGWDLFRHWKSAIKAEKKAQQIGQHLFRERNSVSFSGISKLGELWILVTSPCWLLMK; from the exons atggaggagctgccgCTTGAGGTGCagatgattgagaactccagcCTTCTCTACACTTGTTTACTGAGGCCCAGCCCTTCATCCATCTTTAGTTTTCCCAGGATGTCAG gtgctgtctctGGCTGGGATCTGTTCAGAcactggaaatctgcaataaaagcagaaaagaaaGCTCAGCAGATTGGGCAGCATCTgtttagagagagaaacagtgttagtttttcag GAATCTCCAAACTGGGGGAATTGTGGATCCTGGTGACATCACCCTGTTGG ttgttaatgaagtga
- the LOC144482191 gene encoding uncharacterized protein LOC144482191 isoform X1, with product MEELPLEVQMIENSSLLYTCLLRPSPSSIFSFPRMSGAVSGWDLFRHWKSAIKAEKKAQQIGQHLFRERNSVSFSGISKLGELWILVTSPCWGDQNCTRYS from the exons atggaggagctgccgCTTGAGGTGCagatgattgagaactccagcCTTCTCTACACTTGTTTACTGAGGCCCAGCCCTTCATCCATCTTTAGTTTTCCCAGGATGTCAG gtgctgtctctGGCTGGGATCTGTTCAGAcactggaaatctgcaataaaagcagaaaagaaaGCTCAGCAGATTGGGCAGCATCTgtttagagagagaaacagtgttagtttttcag GAATCTCCAAACTGGGGGAATTGTGGATCCTGGTGACATCACCCTGTTGG ggtgaccagaactgcacacggtattcctag